A single Pseudodesulfovibrio aespoeensis Aspo-2 DNA region contains:
- a CDS encoding substrate-binding periplasmic protein encodes MPATRCPALPFLLCALLLGQLLCCPRALAGGVHVMTEQYPPFSYQVDGEARGFCVELVQRILERLGLGESDIVFYPWARAYMKLKEEDGHVLFPMSRSVERDGLFRFVGPVFDDTLYFFRRKGSAVQVQGLADARRVGAIGVTRDDFYHQFLVEHGFANLDISVCQLHDFRKLAQGRVDLVPMGEKAMSGFMARQQGLDPAMFEKAGPAIYRSEVFIGFSGSTPDEVVESWQKALDELKEAGVYGAIMNRYFPPDTQPE; translated from the coding sequence ATGCCCGCAACCCGTTGTCCAGCACTCCCGTTTCTGCTTTGCGCCCTGCTCCTGGGCCAGCTGCTGTGCTGTCCGCGCGCCCTGGCGGGCGGGGTGCATGTCATGACGGAGCAGTATCCCCCCTTCAGCTATCAGGTGGACGGGGAGGCGCGCGGGTTCTGCGTCGAGCTCGTGCAGCGCATTCTCGAGAGGCTTGGCCTGGGCGAAAGCGACATAGTTTTCTACCCCTGGGCCAGGGCGTACATGAAACTCAAGGAAGAGGACGGACACGTCCTCTTCCCCATGAGCCGCTCGGTGGAGCGCGACGGGCTGTTCCGATTTGTCGGCCCGGTCTTTGACGACACCCTGTATTTCTTCCGCCGCAAGGGCTCGGCTGTGCAGGTGCAGGGTCTGGCCGACGCCCGGCGCGTCGGTGCCATCGGCGTGACCCGCGACGACTTCTATCACCAGTTTCTGGTCGAACACGGCTTTGCCAACCTTGATATCAGCGTCTGCCAGCTCCACGACTTCAGAAAGCTGGCCCAGGGCCGGGTGGACCTCGTGCCCATGGGCGAGAAGGCGATGTCCGGGTTCATGGCCCGGCAACAGGGCCTGGACCCGGCCATGTTCGAGAAGGCGGGCCCGGCCATCTACCGCTCCGAGGTGTTCATCGGCTTTTCCGGCTCCACGCCCGACGAGGTGGTCGAAAGCTGGCAGAAGGCGCTGGACGAACTCAAGGAGGCCGGAGTGTACGGAGCCATCATGAACCGGTATTTTCCCCCGGACACCCAGCCTGAGTAG
- a CDS encoding anti-sigma factor family protein, translated as MTGCNKHRARLGAYLDGELADQDQRECERHLAGCPACRAVLDELKGLAPVLRALGAAPVPHGLTARILAGAADRQRSFLPAVVRAWIYEIRAVSWLDGSLTAATLCAVIVIGGFMGWTSHAPGESATQTAHEARPELFDTFGALPGASIEAATLDLLTGDLLTGDQSVRDL; from the coding sequence ATGACAGGCTGTAACAAACACCGCGCCCGGCTCGGGGCCTACCTGGACGGCGAACTTGCCGACCAGGACCAGCGGGAGTGCGAACGTCATCTGGCCGGGTGTCCGGCCTGCCGGGCCGTCCTCGACGAGCTCAAGGGACTGGCTCCGGTCCTGCGCGCCCTTGGGGCAGCGCCCGTGCCCCACGGTCTGACCGCGCGCATACTGGCCGGGGCCGCCGACCGGCAACGGTCCTTCCTGCCCGCCGTTGTCCGGGCCTGGATCTATGAGATTCGCGCCGTCTCCTGGCTCGACGGCAGCCTGACCGCAGCCACCCTGTGCGCGGTCATCGTCATCGGCGGGTTCATGGGCTGGACCAGCCATGCGCCGGGCGAATCGGCCACGCAGACTGCCCATGAAGCCCGCCCGGAACTCTTTGACACGTTTGGCGCGCTGCCGGGCGCGTCCATCGAAGCCGCGACACTCGACCTGTTGACCGGCGACCTGTTGACCGGCGACCAGTCGGTCCGCGACCTGTGA
- the cooS gene encoding anaerobic carbon-monoxide dehydrogenase catalytic subunit, translating to MAKEPRPVEELSIWEDARAMIRKARKEGIETVHERLDQQTPHCKFCELGTTCRNCTMGPCRISAKAPRGVCGADADVVVARNFGRFVTGGAAGHSDHGRDLIEVLEAIVEGETKDYRITDEPKLRAIAAEIGVATEGRTVMEVARDVMDAFYADFGSRRKSISFLCRVPEKRKAIWAKLGMTPRGVDREIAEMMHRTHMGCDNDAPNTMIHAARTALADGWGGSMIGTELSDVIFGTPTPKMSTANLAVIKKDQVNILVHGHNPVVSEMILAAAREPELIEQAKKLGATGINVAGLCCTGNELLMRQGIPMAGNHLMTELAIITGAVEAVVVDYQCIMPSLVQISGCYHTKFIDTAAKARFTGAIHFDIHPHNAMEQARKIVGLAVQGFVERDPGRVDIPGEPVDIMTGFSNEAVIKALGGSLDPLIQAIASGDIRGAVGIVGCNNPKFKQDSMNVGLAKELIKKDILVLVTGCVTTAAGKAGLLLPSAIDQAGPGLRKICGSLGIPPVLHYGSCVDNARILQLCAALANGLGVDISDLPVGASSPEWYSEKAAAIGLYAVASGIYTHLGHPPNILGSETVTNLAVSGLEDLVGACFVIEPDPVKAAELFDIRIRAKRKGLGLSE from the coding sequence ATGGCAAAGGAACCAAGACCCGTCGAAGAACTCTCCATCTGGGAAGATGCCAGGGCCATGATCAGGAAGGCCAGGAAGGAAGGCATCGAGACCGTGCACGAGCGGCTGGACCAGCAGACGCCCCACTGCAAATTCTGCGAACTGGGCACCACCTGCCGCAACTGTACCATGGGGCCTTGCCGCATCAGTGCAAAGGCCCCGCGAGGCGTATGCGGCGCAGACGCGGACGTGGTGGTGGCGCGCAACTTTGGCCGCTTCGTGACAGGCGGCGCGGCGGGCCACTCGGACCATGGCCGCGACCTGATCGAAGTGCTTGAGGCCATCGTCGAGGGCGAGACCAAGGACTACCGCATCACCGACGAGCCCAAGCTCAGGGCCATTGCCGCCGAGATCGGCGTGGCCACCGAGGGCCGGACAGTCATGGAGGTGGCCCGCGATGTCATGGACGCCTTCTATGCCGACTTCGGCAGCCGCCGCAAATCCATCAGCTTCCTGTGCCGCGTGCCCGAAAAGCGCAAGGCCATCTGGGCCAAGCTGGGCATGACCCCGCGCGGCGTGGACCGCGAGATCGCGGAGATGATGCACCGCACCCACATGGGCTGCGACAACGACGCCCCCAACACCATGATCCATGCGGCGCGCACTGCCCTGGCCGACGGCTGGGGCGGGTCCATGATCGGCACCGAGCTGTCGGACGTGATCTTCGGCACTCCCACGCCCAAGATGTCCACGGCCAACCTCGCGGTGATCAAGAAGGATCAGGTCAACATCCTGGTCCACGGCCACAACCCTGTGGTCTCGGAGATGATCCTGGCCGCGGCCCGCGAGCCGGAGCTGATCGAGCAGGCCAAAAAGCTCGGGGCCACGGGCATCAACGTGGCCGGACTGTGCTGCACGGGCAACGAGCTGCTCATGCGCCAGGGCATCCCCATGGCAGGCAACCACCTGATGACCGAGCTGGCCATCATCACCGGCGCGGTAGAGGCCGTGGTGGTGGACTACCAGTGCATCATGCCGAGCCTGGTCCAGATCTCGGGCTGCTACCACACCAAGTTCATCGACACCGCAGCCAAGGCGCGCTTCACCGGGGCCATTCACTTCGACATCCACCCGCACAACGCCATGGAACAGGCACGGAAGATCGTCGGGCTGGCCGTGCAGGGATTCGTTGAGCGCGATCCGGGCCGGGTGGACATCCCAGGCGAACCCGTGGACATCATGACCGGATTCTCCAACGAGGCGGTCATCAAGGCCCTGGGCGGCTCGCTCGACCCGCTGATCCAGGCCATTGCCAGCGGCGACATCCGGGGCGCGGTGGGCATCGTGGGCTGCAACAACCCCAAGTTCAAGCAGGACTCCATGAACGTGGGCCTGGCCAAAGAGCTGATCAAAAAGGACATCCTGGTCCTGGTGACCGGCTGCGTGACCACGGCGGCGGGCAAGGCCGGGCTGCTCCTGCCCAGCGCCATCGATCAGGCCGGTCCCGGCCTGCGCAAGATCTGCGGGTCGCTGGGCATCCCGCCGGTGCTGCACTACGGCTCCTGCGTGGACAATGCGCGCATTCTCCAGCTCTGCGCCGCCCTGGCCAACGGGCTGGGCGTGGACATCTCGGACCTGCCCGTGGGCGCGTCCTCGCCCGAGTGGTATTCGGAAAAGGCGGCGGCCATCGGGCTCTACGCCGTGGCCAGCGGCATCTACACCCACCTGGGCCATCCGCCCAACATCCTCGGCTCCGAGACGGTCACCAACCTGGCCGTTTCCGGCCTGGAGGATCTGGTGGGTGCGTGCTTTGTCATCGAGCCCGACCCGGTCAAGGCAGCGGAACTCTTTGACATCCGCATCAGGGCCAAGCGCAAGGGGCTGGGGCTGAGCGAATAG
- a CDS encoding Spy/CpxP family protein refolding chaperone: protein MRRSLLVLSLCLNIAFVAFWAVRAMPDMFDPPPVLRGTGHGLVAVALFDELDATPEQREQLAAFAARFSEEAGATRRVVRMERERLLDLLAAENLDKAAIQAAQQRILDGQARMKDAVVDLLIEARAMLSREQYQILIASIRARSERPGAGMPGRGGLGSGMERE, encoded by the coding sequence ATGCGAAGATCCCTGCTTGTCCTCTCCCTGTGCCTGAACATCGCCTTTGTCGCCTTCTGGGCGGTCCGGGCCATGCCGGACATGTTCGACCCGCCACCCGTGCTGCGCGGCACCGGCCACGGTCTGGTGGCCGTGGCCTTGTTCGACGAGCTGGACGCCACGCCTGAACAGCGGGAACAGCTCGCCGCCTTTGCCGCCCGATTCAGCGAGGAGGCGGGGGCGACGCGCCGGGTCGTGCGCATGGAGCGGGAGCGCCTGCTCGACCTGCTGGCCGCCGAGAATCTGGACAAGGCGGCCATCCAGGCCGCGCAGCAGCGGATACTCGACGGACAGGCCCGGATGAAGGACGCGGTGGTGGACTTGCTCATCGAGGCGCGGGCCATGCTCTCCAGGGAGCAGTACCAGATCCTGATCGCCAGCATCCGCGCCCGCAGCGAACGCCCTGGGGCCGGGATGCCGGGAAGAGGGGGCTTGGGTTCCGGCATGGAACGGGAGTAG
- a CDS encoding class I SAM-dependent methyltransferase, whose amino-acid sequence MDEYARIAPLYDTVVGPFLRPVHAALVEALRAVAGDGPVVDLCCGTGVVAGMVARTGREAIGVDLSPAMLDRARARHGGARFLLGDATATGLAGGAFAGCVISFALHEKPPETGLAMLAEARRLVVPGGAILVADYRVVRGAWLTGLAITLVERLAGRAHHDCFSRYMAGGGSGPFLRRAGLAAGPAPGALRTRFMGGWVGLYQAVV is encoded by the coding sequence ATGGACGAGTACGCCCGCATCGCTCCCCTGTACGACACGGTGGTCGGTCCGTTTCTGCGCCCGGTGCATGCGGCCCTGGTCGAGGCCCTGCGCGCAGTGGCCGGGGACGGCCCGGTGGTCGATCTGTGCTGCGGCACCGGGGTGGTGGCCGGTATGGTGGCCCGGACCGGTCGTGAGGCCATAGGCGTGGACCTTTCCCCGGCCATGCTCGACCGGGCGCGCGCCCGTCATGGCGGCGCGAGGTTCCTGCTCGGCGACGCCACGGCCACCGGGCTGGCTGGCGGCGCGTTTGCCGGGTGCGTGATCAGCTTTGCCCTGCACGAAAAGCCGCCGGAAACAGGGCTGGCCATGCTGGCCGAGGCGCGCCGGCTGGTCGTGCCGGGCGGGGCCATCCTGGTGGCCGACTATCGGGTGGTTCGGGGTGCATGGCTGACCGGGCTGGCCATAACCCTGGTCGAGCGGTTGGCCGGACGGGCGCACCACGACTGTTTCAGCCGCTATATGGCGGGCGGAGGCAGCGGTCCGTTTCTGCGCCGGGCCGGGCTGGCTGCCGGGCCTGCGCCGGGCGCGCTGCGCACCCGGTTCATGGGCGGCTGGGTCGGGCTGTATCAGGCCGTGGTCTGA
- a CDS encoding RNA polymerase sigma factor, whose translation MPERARDDAQLMQAVAQGDLHAFGEIVRRHQAWAWRVAHRFLGDEAEAADIVQSAFLRLLDAAGRYRHEARFTGYLSRIVTRLCLDRVKKKEPLFTDTVPDIADPAPDGREALIQRETALAVRTALDILAPNQRMAVVLRYYEDLAYDEIAMALDTTPKGVERLLARARERLKTLLCDQRDFFAP comes from the coding sequence TTGCCTGAACGCGCCAGGGACGACGCGCAGTTGATGCAGGCGGTCGCCCAGGGCGACCTGCACGCCTTTGGCGAGATCGTCCGGCGCCATCAGGCCTGGGCCTGGCGGGTGGCCCACCGCTTTCTGGGCGACGAGGCCGAGGCTGCGGACATCGTGCAGAGCGCCTTCCTGCGCCTGCTGGACGCGGCGGGCCGCTATCGCCACGAGGCGCGCTTTACGGGCTATCTGTCGCGCATCGTCACCCGCCTGTGCCTGGACCGGGTGAAGAAGAAAGAGCCGCTGTTCACGGACACGGTCCCAGATATCGCTGATCCAGCCCCGGACGGGCGCGAAGCCCTGATACAGCGGGAAACCGCCCTGGCCGTGCGCACCGCCCTCGACATCCTGGCCCCGAACCAGCGCATGGCCGTGGTCCTTCGCTACTACGAAGACCTGGCCTACGACGAAATCGCCATGGCCCTGGACACCACGCCCAAGGGCGTGGAACGGCTGTTGGCCAGGGCGCGTGAACGTTTGAAAACCCTGCTTTGCGACCAGCGCGATTTTTTTGCCCCCTGA
- a CDS encoding Crp/Fnr family transcriptional regulator gives MKFTGVNLLDELGRDELGELRNVFRERAWSKGAIIFDADETDNLVFIIAEGRVRVYLAYEDKEFTLGILGPGDLYATHAGCYVQAFDDTRLLLADVQSVKRCMTEMPVFTRTMVRVLGNILQNTFSIIGGLAFKDIYDRLMDYILIEAQDNGVPEGDGLTISLGLTTEQLAQLLGATRQTVSTLLNDMVRAGFMEKRGRGRFHIPSLDALKRAAAG, from the coding sequence ATGAAATTCACGGGAGTCAACCTGCTCGACGAGCTGGGGCGGGACGAACTTGGCGAGCTGCGGAATGTCTTCCGAGAGCGGGCATGGTCCAAGGGCGCCATCATCTTCGACGCCGACGAGACGGACAACCTCGTCTTCATCATCGCCGAGGGGCGGGTGCGCGTCTACCTGGCCTACGAGGACAAGGAGTTCACCCTGGGCATCCTCGGGCCGGGCGACCTCTACGCCACCCACGCCGGGTGCTATGTGCAGGCATTCGACGACACCCGACTGCTGCTGGCCGACGTGCAGTCCGTAAAACGGTGCATGACCGAGATGCCGGTCTTCACCCGGACCATGGTCCGGGTGCTGGGCAACATCCTCCAGAACACTTTTTCCATCATCGGCGGCCTCGCCTTCAAGGACATCTACGACCGGCTCATGGACTACATCCTCATCGAGGCCCAGGACAACGGCGTGCCCGAGGGCGACGGGCTGACCATCTCCCTGGGTCTGACCACGGAGCAGCTGGCCCAGCTCCTGGGGGCCACCCGGCAGACCGTCTCCACCCTGCTCAACGACATGGTCCGGGCCGGATTCATGGAAAAACGCGGACGCGGACGCTTCCACATCCCCAGCCTCGACGCCCTGAAACGGGCCGCCGCAGGCTGA
- a CDS encoding TerC family protein — translation MLEGLWTLENMVALVTLAGLEIVLGIDNIVFVVVITNKLPEAVRANARRLGIGLAMVTRLALLLVISAIMGLTAPLFSVFDHAVSGRDIVLLAGGLFLLAKATHEIHDKLEESNGLGGMVRTRYSYASAIIQIALLDMVFSLDSVITAVGMAKHLTVMVAAIVIAVAVMLFFAGPVSAFVSKHPTVQMLAFSFLLLVGIFLMAEGMHKHIDRGYIYFAMAFSLFVEFLNLRIKKKRDRAGQTTA, via the coding sequence ATGCTCGAAGGATTGTGGACCCTTGAAAACATGGTGGCCCTGGTCACCCTGGCCGGGCTTGAGATCGTGCTCGGCATCGACAACATCGTCTTTGTGGTGGTCATCACCAACAAACTGCCCGAAGCGGTGCGCGCCAACGCCCGGCGGCTGGGCATCGGGCTGGCCATGGTCACGCGCCTGGCCCTGCTGCTGGTCATCAGCGCCATCATGGGGCTGACCGCGCCCCTGTTCTCGGTCTTCGACCATGCGGTCTCGGGTCGCGACATCGTCCTGCTGGCCGGAGGGCTGTTCCTGCTGGCCAAGGCCACCCACGAGATCCACGACAAGCTGGAGGAATCAAACGGGCTGGGAGGCATGGTCCGCACCCGCTACTCCTATGCCAGCGCCATCATCCAGATCGCCCTGCTCGACATGGTTTTTTCGCTCGATTCGGTCATCACCGCCGTGGGCATGGCCAAGCACCTGACGGTCATGGTCGCGGCCATCGTCATCGCGGTGGCGGTCATGCTCTTCTTCGCCGGACCGGTCAGCGCGTTCGTCTCCAAACATCCCACGGTCCAGATGCTCGCCTTCTCCTTCCTGCTCCTGGTGGGCATCTTTCTCATGGCCGAGGGCATGCACAAACACATCGACCGGGGCTACATCTACTTTGCCATGGCCTTCTCGCTCTTCGTCGAATTCCTCAACCTCAGAATCAAGAAGAAGCGCGACCGGGCCGGTCAGACCACGGCCTGA
- a CDS encoding substrate-binding periplasmic protein, whose product MAGFVLALVALAALGFCPPVLADGGVLRVSFNDLPPWKVLGPKGEPTGIDVEFLNMLAARMGLTVEYVHYPFKRGLKLTESGDVDAMIGVLRRPEREAYLHYIEPAYKHETSKAFFVLKGRENTIARHEDLYGLRVGTVLGGRYYPGFDDDTRIFKHPVTSYDLNFRMLLAGRIDAVVMTETAGVYRVAQLGLGNTVVKATYVHRDHQDVYMVLSKRSVHADRLEEFSRVMDELVREGALDAVAARFFKETAPQ is encoded by the coding sequence TTGGCGGGATTTGTTCTTGCCCTGGTTGCCCTGGCCGCTTTGGGTTTCTGTCCCCCTGTCCTGGCTGATGGCGGGGTGCTGCGCGTGTCCTTCAACGACCTGCCCCCGTGGAAAGTGCTCGGTCCCAAGGGCGAACCGACGGGCATCGATGTCGAATTCCTGAACATGCTGGCCGCGCGGATGGGGTTGACCGTGGAGTATGTTCACTATCCCTTCAAGCGGGGTCTCAAGCTGACGGAGAGCGGCGATGTGGACGCCATGATCGGCGTGCTGCGCAGGCCGGAGCGCGAAGCCTATCTGCACTACATCGAACCGGCCTACAAGCACGAGACGAGCAAGGCTTTCTTCGTGCTCAAGGGACGCGAGAACACCATTGCCCGGCACGAGGACCTCTACGGTCTGCGCGTGGGTACGGTCCTGGGCGGGCGCTACTACCCCGGATTTGACGACGACACGCGGATATTCAAGCATCCGGTCACTTCCTATGACCTGAATTTCAGGATGCTCTTGGCTGGGCGGATCGACGCCGTGGTCATGACCGAGACCGCCGGAGTGTATCGCGTGGCCCAGCTCGGGCTGGGCAACACGGTGGTCAAGGCAACGTATGTCCACCGGGACCACCAGGATGTTTACATGGTGCTGTCCAAACGGTCGGTCCATGCTGACCGGCTTGAGGAATTCAGCCGGGTCATGGACGAGCTGGTGCGCGAGGGCGCGCTGGACGCCGTGGCCGCGCGCTTTTTCAAGGAGACGGCCCCGCAATAG
- a CDS encoding ATP-binding protein — protein MKIAFAGKGGVGKTSLAAWMADLLARSGHNVWMIDADTALSLGQASGLPAGALPEPLVRRADLVRERIHAGGFLDLNPDVGDLPETLAVDVPLGGAPLPGVAAGRKRLLVMGAVTNAGGGCACDANALLKAVLAHLVMDRDEWVLVDLEAGVEHLGRGTVAHVDGLVVVSEPSMRSLLTGAEVGRMARDLGLNNQVLVVNRHAGGEVPDLPGLPERSILMPPLPGLVRRQMTDASVLALPETDIVDAALTRVLALLGG, from the coding sequence ATGAAGATCGCCTTTGCGGGCAAGGGCGGGGTGGGCAAGACCTCGCTGGCCGCCTGGATGGCCGACCTGCTGGCCCGCAGCGGCCACAACGTCTGGATGATCGATGCCGACACCGCCCTGTCGCTGGGGCAGGCGTCGGGCCTGCCCGCCGGGGCGTTGCCCGAGCCGCTGGTGCGCCGGGCCGATCTCGTGCGCGAACGCATCCACGCGGGCGGGTTTCTTGACCTCAACCCGGACGTGGGCGACCTGCCCGAGACCCTGGCCGTGGACGTGCCCCTGGGCGGCGCGCCCCTGCCCGGCGTGGCCGCGGGACGCAAGCGGCTCCTGGTCATGGGCGCGGTGACCAACGCGGGCGGCGGCTGCGCATGCGACGCCAACGCCCTGCTCAAGGCGGTGCTGGCCCATCTGGTCATGGACCGCGACGAATGGGTGCTGGTGGACCTCGAAGCCGGGGTGGAGCATCTGGGCCGTGGCACCGTGGCCCATGTGGACGGGCTGGTGGTGGTCAGCGAGCCGAGCATGCGCAGCCTGCTGACCGGGGCCGAGGTGGGACGCATGGCCCGCGACCTGGGCCTGAACAATCAGGTGCTGGTGGTCAACCGCCACGCCGGGGGCGAGGTGCCCGACCTGCCCGGACTGCCCGAGCGGTCGATCCTCATGCCGCCCCTGCCCGGCCTTGTCAGACGGCAGATGACCGACGCCTCGGTCCTCGCGCTGCCTGAAACCGACATCGTGGACGCGGCCCTGACCCGCGTACTCGCACTGCTGGGAGGCTGA
- a CDS encoding AraC family transcriptional regulator has product MRTTKEETKKDHAERMDRVLEHIQAHLDDPMQLLDLADIACFSPYHFHRIFSGMIGESVKSHIRRLRLERAAITLKLGEAPVTDIAFQAGFETHESFTRAFNAMFGLSPQRFRQAHHGTLDHKHCNYWKEIVMEASVVNLEEMNVVFVRHTGPYKDCNHAWSTLCGWAGPRGLVNADARILALCHDDPDVTPEDKIRYDACITVAGQTEVQAPIGMKTIAGGRYAKTLHKGPYSDLHKTYAQLCGQWAPQNGCEADAGASIEIYLNTPDKTAPEELRTEVYVPLK; this is encoded by the coding sequence ATGCGCACGACAAAAGAGGAAACCAAGAAGGATCATGCGGAGCGGATGGACCGGGTGCTCGAACACATCCAGGCCCATCTCGACGACCCGATGCAACTGCTTGACCTGGCCGACATCGCCTGTTTCTCGCCGTATCATTTTCACCGCATCTTCAGCGGCATGATCGGCGAATCGGTGAAATCCCACATCAGGCGGCTTCGCCTGGAGCGGGCGGCCATCACGCTGAAGCTCGGCGAGGCTCCGGTGACGGACATCGCGTTCCAGGCCGGGTTCGAGACCCACGAGTCCTTCACCCGCGCGTTCAACGCCATGTTCGGCCTTTCTCCCCAGCGGTTTCGTCAGGCGCACCATGGGACCCTTGATCACAAACACTGCAACTACTGGAAGGAGATTGTCATGGAAGCATCAGTCGTGAATCTTGAGGAAATGAACGTCGTTTTCGTCCGCCACACCGGCCCCTACAAGGATTGCAACCATGCCTGGTCCACCCTCTGCGGCTGGGCCGGCCCCAGGGGGCTCGTCAATGCCGATGCGCGGATACTGGCCCTCTGCCACGACGACCCCGATGTCACGCCCGAGGACAAGATCCGCTATGACGCGTGCATCACGGTCGCCGGACAGACAGAGGTGCAGGCTCCCATCGGGATGAAAACCATTGCTGGCGGGCGGTACGCCAAGACCCTTCACAAGGGGCCGTACTCGGACCTCCACAAGACCTATGCCCAGCTGTGCGGCCAATGGGCCCCGCAGAACGGATGCGAGGCCGATGCCGGGGCAAGCATCGAGATATACCTCAACACCCCGGACAAGACCGCGCCCGAAGAGCTGCGCACCGAGGTCTATGTTCCCTTGAAATAA
- the pgl gene encoding 6-phosphogluconolactonase, with amino-acid sequence MAEFHVFADVEAQSRAAASLIVGLSHRALEARGRFTLALSGGSGPVRLMELLAGEPCRGSIPWDRTLIFWGDDRAVGPEHELSNFRLARERLLSRVPVPEANLVRIRGELGAVDAALELRLDLAECFGESAPPRFDLVLLGMGLDGHTASLFPGRPELDSAAWAEPVPAPDMEPRVERVTMTLPVLGAARTALFLVAGQDKRALVDQIRHDPTAPARYPAARVAAEQTLWYLDEAAAGPGRSD; translated from the coding sequence ATGGCGGAATTTCATGTCTTCGCGGATGTCGAGGCCCAGAGCCGGGCGGCGGCGTCGCTCATCGTCGGTCTTTCCCACAGGGCGCTCGAGGCGCGGGGCCGGTTCACCCTGGCCCTGTCCGGGGGCAGCGGCCCGGTGCGGCTCATGGAGCTGCTGGCCGGGGAGCCTTGCCGGGGGTCGATTCCCTGGGACCGGACCCTGATATTCTGGGGCGACGACCGGGCCGTGGGGCCGGAACACGAGCTGAGCAATTTCCGGCTGGCGCGCGAACGGCTCCTCTCCCGCGTGCCCGTGCCAGAGGCCAATCTCGTGCGTATCCGGGGCGAGCTGGGCGCGGTGGACGCGGCCCTGGAGCTGCGGCTTGATCTGGCCGAATGTTTTGGCGAGAGTGCCCCGCCCCGGTTCGATCTCGTCCTGCTGGGCATGGGGCTCGACGGCCACACCGCCTCGCTCTTTCCGGGCCGGCCCGAGCTGGACTCCGCCGCCTGGGCCGAGCCTGTACCCGCCCCGGACATGGAGCCGCGCGTGGAGCGCGTGACCATGACCCTGCCGGTGCTGGGCGCGGCCCGCACGGCCCTCTTTCTGGTGGCCGGGCAGGACAAGCGCGCCCTGGTCGATCAAATCAGGCACGATCCAACAGCTCCGGCCCGCTACCCGGCGGCCCGCGTGGCCGCGGAGCAGACCCTCTGGTATCTCGACGAGGCCGCCGCCGGCCCCGGTCGGTCAGACTAG
- a CDS encoding ABC transporter ATP-binding protein, whose translation MALIELDHISKTYVTGEVESVALREVTVSIEAGTLVTFVGPSGSGKTTLLNILGCMDKPTAGEARIDGTLLGSLGRRQAAAFRGEHLGFIFQSFNLIPVLTVYENVEYPLLVIRKTPAPERRERVLRVLEAVGMLDHKDKRPDQISGGQKQRVAVARALVTNPAVVLADEPTANLDHDTAHRIITLMREMRDAFGTTFVFSTHDPRIVEHADVVHGIEDGRLTGNISAMQGGHHHG comes from the coding sequence ATGGCGCTCATCGAACTTGACCACATTTCAAAAACATACGTTACCGGCGAAGTGGAGTCCGTGGCTCTGCGCGAGGTCACGGTCTCCATCGAGGCCGGGACGCTGGTGACCTTTGTGGGGCCGTCGGGCAGCGGCAAGACCACGCTGCTCAACATCCTCGGCTGCATGGACAAGCCCACTGCGGGCGAGGCGCGCATCGACGGGACCCTGCTCGGCTCTCTGGGCAGGCGGCAGGCCGCTGCCTTTCGCGGCGAACACCTGGGGTTCATCTTTCAGTCGTTCAACCTCATCCCGGTGCTGACGGTCTATGAAAACGTCGAATATCCCCTGCTGGTCATCCGCAAGACCCCGGCCCCGGAGCGGCGCGAGCGGGTGCTGCGCGTGCTGGAGGCCGTGGGCATGCTTGACCACAAGGACAAGCGGCCCGACCAGATATCGGGCGGGCAGAAACAGCGGGTGGCCGTGGCCAGGGCGCTGGTGACCAATCCGGCGGTGGTGCTGGCCGACGAGCCCACGGCCAACCTGGACCACGACACCGCGCACCGGATCATCACCCTGATGCGCGAGATGCGCGACGCCTTTGGCACCACCTTTGTCTTTTCCACCCACGACCCGCGCATCGTGGAACACGCCGACGTGGTTCACGGTATCGAGGACGGCAGGCTCACGGGCAATATTTCGGCAATGCAGGGAGGACACCACCATGGGTAG